In a single window of the Ancylobacter polymorphus genome:
- a CDS encoding hemolysin family protein, which yields MPLFEIAVVVLLVLINGVLAMAELSVVSARPARLRSMADAGSRGARMALQLAADPGRFLSTVQIGITLIGILAGAFSGATLGTMLGEWLQQQGMSPGLAGGLGYSLVVAAITYISLIIGELIPKRLALQSPEKLASLVAPGMVMLARIGAPAVWLLDISSRLVLRLLGEHGKGEENNVTDEEIRAIVMEAETAGVIDPDERKMIAGVMRLADRPVRAVMTPRTDVDWIDLTDDPDAVRQTIRETRHTRMPACEGTPEESVGVIDIRDLLEAYLNGETPDPRRLVKPAAVLVETAGALDAMKVLRHAESPLALVVDEYGSMVGILTPADLLDAIAGTVVLDEAGLAKPDVVERADGSYLVAGSTPVDELAEVLGIQLPQDAGFHTAAGLVLHELKALPQEGAAFESMGWRFEVVDMDGRRVDKLLVQRAVVPRRRAPLLG from the coding sequence ATGCCCCTTTTTGAAATCGCCGTCGTCGTCCTGCTCGTCCTGATCAATGGCGTGCTCGCCATGGCCGAGCTTTCCGTCGTCTCCGCCCGCCCGGCCCGCCTGCGCTCCATGGCCGATGCCGGCTCCCGCGGCGCCCGCATGGCGCTGCAGCTCGCCGCCGACCCCGGCCGCTTCCTCTCCACCGTGCAGATCGGCATCACCCTGATCGGCATTCTGGCCGGCGCCTTCTCCGGCGCCACGCTCGGCACCATGCTGGGCGAATGGCTGCAGCAACAGGGCATGTCGCCCGGCCTTGCCGGCGGCCTCGGCTATTCGCTCGTGGTGGCGGCGATCACCTATATCTCGCTGATCATCGGCGAACTCATCCCCAAGCGCCTCGCTCTGCAGAGCCCGGAAAAGCTCGCGAGCCTGGTGGCGCCGGGCATGGTGATGCTGGCCCGCATCGGCGCGCCGGCGGTGTGGCTGCTCGACATTTCCTCCCGCCTCGTGCTGCGCCTGCTCGGCGAGCACGGCAAGGGCGAGGAGAACAACGTCACCGACGAGGAAATCCGCGCCATCGTGATGGAGGCGGAGACGGCGGGCGTCATCGACCCCGACGAGCGCAAGATGATCGCGGGCGTGATGCGCCTCGCCGACCGGCCGGTGCGCGCGGTGATGACGCCGCGCACCGATGTCGACTGGATCGACCTCACCGACGACCCCGACGCCGTGCGCCAGACCATTCGCGAGACCCGCCACACCCGCATGCCGGCCTGCGAGGGCACGCCGGAGGAGAGCGTCGGCGTCATCGACATTCGCGACCTGCTCGAAGCCTATCTCAATGGCGAGACGCCGGACCCGCGCCGCCTGGTGAAGCCCGCCGCCGTGCTGGTGGAGACCGCCGGCGCGCTCGACGCGATGAAGGTGCTGCGCCATGCGGAATCGCCGCTGGCGCTGGTGGTGGACGAATATGGCTCGATGGTCGGCATCCTCACCCCTGCCGACCTGCTCGACGCCATCGCCGGCACGGTGGTGCTGGACGAGGCGGGCCTTGCCAAGCCCGATGTGGTGGAACGCGCCGATGGCAGCTATCTCGTCGCCGGCTCCACGCCGGTGGACGAACTCGCCGAGGTGCTCGGCATCCAGCTGCCGCAGGACGCCGGCTTCCACACCGCCGCCGGCCTGGTGCTGCATGAACTCAAGGCGCTGCCGCAGGAGGGCGCTGCCTTCGAATCCATGGGCTGGCGCTTCGAGGTGGTGGACATGGACGGACGGCGCGTCGACAAGCTGCTGGTGCAGCGCGCCGTGGTGCCGCGCCGGCGGGCGCCGCTTTTGGGCTGA
- the aroC gene encoding chorismate synthase, which produces MSFNSFGHLFRVTTFGESHGPAIGGVIDGCPPGLRFRLEEVQAALDRRRPGQSRFTTQRREPDEVKILSGTLAEEDGTLISTGTPIAFLIENVDQRSKDYSAISESYRPGHADYAYDVKYGLRDPRGGGRSSARETAVRVAAGAIAAKVLPGVTITGALVQMGEIGIDRANWDSAEIGSNPFFCPDAQAAARMADYLDGIRKSGSSVGAVIEVVAEGVPPGLGAPLYGKLDADLAAALMSINAVKGVEIGEGFASATLTGEDNADEMRIGNDGRPVFLANHAGGILGGISTGQPVVVRFAVKPTSSILTPRRTVTRHGEDAEIVTKGRHDPCVGIRAVPVGEAMVACVLADHFLRHRGQVGTPPVWPFPR; this is translated from the coding sequence ATGTCCTTCAACAGTTTCGGCCATCTCTTCCGTGTCACCACCTTCGGCGAGAGCCATGGCCCGGCGATTGGCGGGGTGATCGACGGCTGCCCGCCCGGCCTCCGCTTCCGGCTGGAGGAGGTGCAGGCCGCGCTCGACCGCCGCCGCCCCGGCCAGTCGCGCTTCACCACCCAGCGCCGCGAGCCGGACGAGGTGAAGATCCTCTCCGGCACGCTGGCCGAGGAGGACGGCACGCTTATTTCCACCGGCACGCCGATCGCCTTCCTCATCGAGAATGTCGACCAGCGCTCCAAGGATTATTCGGCGATTTCCGAGAGCTACCGCCCCGGCCATGCCGATTATGCCTATGACGTGAAATACGGCCTGCGCGACCCTCGCGGCGGCGGGCGCTCCTCCGCGCGCGAGACGGCGGTGCGCGTCGCCGCCGGCGCCATCGCCGCCAAGGTGCTGCCTGGCGTGACCATCACCGGCGCGCTGGTGCAGATGGGCGAGATCGGCATCGACCGGGCGAACTGGGACAGCGCCGAGATCGGCAGCAACCCGTTCTTCTGCCCGGACGCGCAGGCCGCCGCGCGCATGGCGGACTATCTCGACGGCATCCGCAAATCCGGCTCCTCGGTGGGCGCGGTGATCGAGGTGGTGGCGGAAGGCGTGCCGCCGGGCCTCGGCGCCCCGCTCTATGGCAAGCTCGACGCCGACCTCGCGGCGGCGCTGATGAGCATCAACGCGGTGAAGGGCGTGGAGATCGGCGAGGGCTTCGCCAGCGCCACGCTCACCGGCGAGGACAATGCCGACGAGATGCGCATAGGCAATGACGGCCGCCCGGTCTTCCTCGCCAACCATGCCGGCGGCATTCTCGGCGGCATTTCCACCGGCCAGCCGGTGGTGGTGCGGTTCGCGGTGAAGCCCACCTCCTCCATCCTCACCCCGCGCCGCACGGTGACGCGCCATGGTGAAGACGCGGAGATCGTCACCAAGGGAAGGCACGACCCCTGCGTCGGCATCCGCGCCGTGCCGGTGGGCGAGGCGATGGTGGCCTGCGTGCTCGCCGACCATTTCCTGCGCCATCGCGGGCAGGTCGGCACGCCGCCCGTATGGCCGTTCCCGCGCTGA
- the ribB gene encoding 3,4-dihydroxy-2-butanone-4-phosphate synthase, which yields MKLADWLTTSGTTKSAFARAVGLSPASITALCKDETAWISREAGARIAAATGGAVTPNDFLGLASVEATFMSDNLQARVEAAIEAFARGEMLVVTDDDDRENEGDLIVAAQFATAEKLAFIVRHTSGIVCTPLTAEHAKRLRLNPMVTDNDAPHATAFTISVDYRHGTTTGISAEDRTATVRGLANPNAGAVDFVRPGHIFPLIAKEGGVLIRSGHTEAAVDLCRLANLEPVGVICELVNDDGTVMRGPKVTDFAAAHKLTRISVADLIAYRQLREKLVSRTAEFAAPTIVGEMHAISYVTPFEPVNHIALVYGKIGDGRDVLVRLHRADPIGDVFTGGKALRASLERIKAEGRGVLVYLRDGTTGVPVSTVGGEDKIETAKLRDQNWREVGLGAQILRDLGISSIRLLASRARTYVGVAGFGIEILGTEMLDG from the coding sequence ATGAAACTCGCGGACTGGCTCACCACCTCAGGCACGACCAAGAGCGCCTTCGCGCGCGCCGTCGGCCTGTCGCCCGCCAGCATCACCGCGCTGTGCAAGGACGAGACGGCCTGGATTTCCCGGGAAGCGGGCGCGCGCATCGCCGCCGCCACCGGCGGCGCGGTGACGCCGAACGATTTCCTCGGGCTGGCGAGCGTGGAAGCGACCTTCATGAGCGATAATCTGCAGGCCCGCGTCGAAGCGGCCATCGAAGCCTTTGCCCGTGGCGAGATGCTCGTCGTCACCGACGATGACGACCGCGAGAACGAAGGCGACCTCATCGTCGCCGCCCAGTTCGCGACGGCGGAAAAGCTCGCCTTCATCGTGCGCCACACCTCGGGGATCGTCTGCACCCCGCTCACCGCCGAGCACGCCAAGCGGCTGCGGCTCAACCCGATGGTGACGGATAACGACGCCCCGCACGCCACCGCCTTCACCATCTCGGTGGACTACCGCCACGGCACCACCACGGGCATTTCCGCCGAGGACCGCACCGCCACCGTGCGCGGCCTCGCCAACCCCAATGCCGGCGCGGTGGATTTCGTCCGCCCCGGCCACATCTTCCCGCTCATCGCCAAGGAAGGCGGCGTGCTCATCCGCTCCGGCCACACCGAGGCGGCGGTGGATCTGTGCCGCCTCGCCAATCTGGAGCCGGTCGGCGTCATCTGCGAGCTGGTCAATGACGACGGCACGGTGATGCGCGGGCCGAAGGTCACGGACTTCGCCGCCGCGCACAAGCTCACCCGCATTTCGGTGGCCGATCTCATCGCCTATCGCCAGCTGCGCGAGAAGCTGGTGAGCCGCACCGCCGAATTCGCCGCGCCCACCATCGTCGGCGAGATGCACGCCATTTCCTATGTCACGCCGTTCGAGCCGGTGAACCATATCGCCCTCGTCTACGGCAAGATCGGCGACGGGCGCGACGTGCTGGTACGGCTGCACCGGGCCGACCCGATTGGCGACGTGTTCACCGGCGGCAAGGCGCTGCGCGCCTCGCTGGAGCGCATCAAGGCGGAAGGGCGCGGCGTGCTGGTCTATCTGCGCGACGGCACGACCGGCGTGCCGGTGTCCACCGTCGGCGGCGAGGACAAGATCGAAACCGCCAAGCTGCGCGACCAAAACTGGCGCGAGGTCGGCCTCGGCGCACAGATCCTGCGCGATCTCGGCATTTCCTCCATCCGCCTGCTGGCGTCGCGCGCGCGCACCTATGTCGGCGTCGCCGGCTTCGGCATCGAAATCCTCGGCACGGAGATGCTGGACGGCTGA
- a CDS encoding DUF1194 domain-containing protein, which translates to MACMCAFAALAAAFLGVSAPALARADTIVDVELVLAVDVSYSMDLDELALQREGYIAAVTSPEFLNALRLGPHGRVAIAYVEWAGADEQKLVVDWMLIGSPGEARAFADAISRAPLRRVYRTSISSAMTFGADLMEGNGIRGLRRVIDISGDGTNNQGPLVDVTRDAVVARGITINGLPLMLKEASGSLLDIGDLDIYYEDCVIGGPGAFVIPVRGTHEFADAIKTKLVLEIAGVRPPPAPLVRPASAAEPRVSCSIGERMWMERWGN; encoded by the coding sequence ATGGCGTGCATGTGTGCCTTTGCCGCCCTGGCCGCGGCCTTTCTGGGTGTGAGCGCACCGGCCCTCGCCCGCGCCGACACGATCGTCGATGTCGAATTGGTGCTGGCGGTCGACGTGTCCTACTCCATGGACCTCGACGAACTCGCGCTGCAGCGCGAGGGCTATATCGCCGCCGTCACCTCGCCGGAATTCCTCAATGCGCTGCGGCTCGGCCCGCATGGCCGCGTCGCCATCGCCTATGTCGAATGGGCGGGGGCGGACGAGCAGAAGCTGGTGGTCGACTGGATGCTGATCGGCAGCCCCGGCGAGGCCCGCGCCTTCGCCGACGCGATCAGCCGGGCACCGTTGCGGCGCGTCTACCGCACCTCCATTTCCAGCGCCATGACCTTCGGTGCCGACCTGATGGAGGGCAACGGCATTCGTGGCCTGCGGCGCGTGATCGACATATCGGGCGACGGCACCAATAATCAGGGGCCGCTGGTGGATGTCACCCGCGACGCGGTGGTGGCGCGCGGCATCACCATTAACGGCCTGCCGCTGATGCTGAAGGAAGCCAGCGGCTCGCTGCTCGATATTGGCGACCTCGACATCTATTATGAGGACTGCGTGATCGGCGGGCCGGGCGCTTTTGTCATTCCCGTGCGCGGCACGCACGAATTCGCCGACGCCATCAAGACCAAGCTGGTGCTGGAAATCGCCGGCGTCCGCCCGCCCCCCGCGCCGCTTGTGCGGCCCGCCTCCGCCGCCGAGCCGCGCGTGTCCTGCTCCATCGGCGAGCGCATGTGGATGGAGCGCTGGGGCAATTGA
- a CDS encoding class I SAM-dependent RNA methyltransferase: MKVVTLEIDRLGHRGDGIADTPEGPVFVPLTLPGEVVEVARENDRAQLLAIRTPSPERVEPICPHVGLCGGCALQHWAPAPYETWKRSLVVEALARAGLATEVAPLLPAHGDGRRRATFHARGTGGSAPKGRDTLAVGFAGRRSHAVVAIDACPILAPGLDGALAAAWAVAQELVPLAKPLDIQVTATETGLDMDVRGSGPLKPDRVAALAQIAGAHRLARLTRHGELVLQREPPLLTMGRARVALPPGSFLQATAAGEAALAHLVMEAVDGARGAARAVDLFSGVGTFALRLAERVRVSAYESSATAIEALNKAVRGAAGLKPLAGEVRDLFRRPLLAQEMKGVDVAVFDPPRQGAEAQARQLAASAVPLVIGVSCDPVTFARDAQILAEGGYRLERVTPVDQFLYSSHVEVVGVFRR, encoded by the coding sequence ATGAAGGTCGTCACGCTGGAGATCGACCGCCTGGGCCACCGTGGCGATGGCATTGCCGACACGCCGGAGGGGCCGGTCTTCGTGCCGCTGACTCTGCCCGGCGAGGTGGTGGAAGTGGCACGCGAAAATGACCGCGCGCAGCTGCTGGCGATCCGCACACCGAGCCCGGAGCGCGTGGAGCCAATCTGCCCGCATGTCGGTCTGTGCGGCGGCTGCGCGCTCCAGCACTGGGCGCCGGCGCCCTATGAAACCTGGAAACGCAGCCTTGTGGTCGAGGCGCTGGCGCGGGCCGGGCTTGCCACCGAGGTGGCGCCGCTGCTCCCCGCGCATGGCGACGGGCGTCGCCGGGCGACTTTCCACGCCCGGGGCACCGGCGGCAGCGCGCCGAAAGGGCGTGACACGCTGGCGGTCGGCTTTGCCGGACGGCGCAGCCACGCGGTGGTGGCCATCGATGCCTGCCCCATTCTGGCGCCGGGACTCGACGGTGCGCTGGCGGCGGCGTGGGCGGTGGCGCAGGAACTGGTGCCGCTGGCCAAGCCGCTCGACATTCAGGTAACGGCCACCGAAACCGGGCTCGACATGGATGTGCGCGGCAGCGGCCCGTTGAAGCCGGACCGCGTCGCCGCTCTGGCGCAGATCGCGGGTGCGCACCGGCTGGCGCGTCTCACCCGCCATGGCGAACTGGTGCTGCAGCGCGAGCCGCCACTGCTCACCATGGGCCGTGCGCGGGTGGCCCTGCCGCCGGGGTCGTTCCTGCAGGCGACGGCGGCGGGGGAGGCGGCGCTGGCGCATTTGGTCATGGAAGCCGTCGATGGCGCGCGCGGCGCGGCGCGGGCGGTGGACCTGTTCTCCGGCGTCGGCACCTTCGCCCTGCGGCTGGCCGAGCGGGTGCGGGTGAGCGCCTATGAATCCTCCGCCACTGCCATCGAGGCGCTGAACAAGGCGGTGCGGGGGGCGGCGGGGCTCAAGCCGCTGGCCGGCGAGGTGCGGGACCTGTTCCGCCGGCCGCTGCTGGCGCAGGAGATGAAAGGCGTGGATGTCGCGGTGTTCGATCCCCCGCGCCAGGGAGCGGAGGCGCAGGCGCGCCAGCTGGCGGCGAGCGCGGTGCCGCTGGTGATCGGCGTCTCCTGCGACCCCGTCACCTTCGCGCGCGACGCGCAGATCCTTGCCGAAGGCGGCTACCGGCTGGAGCGCGTCACCCCGGTCGACCAGTTCCTCTATTCCTCGCATGTGGAAGTGGTGGGTGTGTTCCGGCGCTGA
- a CDS encoding TlyA family RNA methyltransferase, producing the protein MVSPPSPPDGRDRADRVLVARGFFDSRARAQAAIAAGLVTADGKQVSKASETIAANAAIAAREAYEWVSRAGLKLEAALDTAGLAVEGVEALDVGASTGGFSEVLLARGAARVHAVDVGHGQLHARLRDDPRVVSLEGTDIRGLSPGAVPPAGMISIDVSFISLQQVLPAALRHAAPKAHLVALVKPQFEVGRDKLSKGGIVKDAGARSDAVERVVALLQDHGWQVLHRLPSPILGGDGNEEYLLVAARAA; encoded by the coding sequence ATGGTGTCGCCCCCTTCCCCTCCCGACGGCCGTGACCGCGCCGACCGCGTGCTGGTGGCGCGAGGCTTCTTCGATAGCCGCGCCCGGGCGCAGGCGGCCATTGCCGCCGGGCTCGTCACCGCCGATGGAAAGCAGGTCTCCAAGGCTTCGGAAACCATCGCCGCCAATGCCGCGATCGCGGCGCGCGAAGCCTATGAATGGGTGTCGCGGGCGGGATTGAAGCTGGAGGCGGCGCTGGACACGGCGGGGCTTGCCGTCGAGGGCGTGGAGGCGCTCGATGTCGGCGCATCCACCGGCGGCTTCAGTGAGGTGCTACTGGCACGCGGAGCAGCGCGTGTGCATGCGGTGGATGTCGGCCATGGGCAATTGCACGCGCGACTGCGGGATGACCCGCGCGTGGTGTCGCTGGAAGGCACCGACATACGTGGCCTCTCTCCCGGAGCGGTGCCGCCTGCGGGAATGATCTCCATCGACGTGTCGTTTATCTCGCTGCAACAGGTGTTGCCTGCGGCGCTTCGGCATGCCGCCCCGAAGGCGCATCTCGTGGCGCTGGTGAAGCCGCAGTTCGAGGTGGGGCGCGACAAGCTGTCGAAGGGCGGGATCGTGAAGGATGCAGGGGCCCGCAGCGACGCGGTCGAGCGGGTCGTTGCACTCTTGCAGGATCACGGCTGGCAGGTGTTGCACCGTCTGCCATCGCCTATTCTCGGCGGCGACGGCAACGAGGAGTATCTGCTCGTGGCGGCGCGGGCGGCGTGA
- the dxs gene encoding 1-deoxy-D-xylulose-5-phosphate synthase — MTRPSTPLLDTIREPADLRRLPEEQLPQIAAELREEMIDAVSVTGGHLGAGLGVVELTVALHHVFDTPNDRLIWDVGHQCYPHKILTGRRERMRTLRQGGGLSGFTNRAESVYDPFGAGHSSTSISAGLGMAVARDLAGEARNVVCVIGDGAMSAGMAYEAMNNAGAMDSRLIVILNDNDMSIAPPVGAMSAYLARLLSGRTYRSLRETAKQLAGSLPKFFGRQAARAEEFARGFWTGGTLFEELGFYYVGPIDGHNLSHLLPILRNVRDAETGPVLVHVVTQKGKGYPPAEASADKYHGVQRFDVATGAQKKAASNAPSYTRVFADSLIEEARHDDKIVAINAAMPAGTGLDLFGEAFPTRTFDVGIAEQHAVTFAAGLATEGYKPFCAIYSTFLQRAYDQIVHDVAIQRLPVRFAIDRAGLVGADGATHVGAFDVPMLASLPGMVVMAAADEAELVHMVATAAAFDEGPIAFRYPRGEGVGVERPARGTPLEIGRGRVVREGSKIALLSLGTRLAACLGAADQLAGFGLSTTVADARFAKPIDRDLVLRLAREHEVLVVVEEGAVGGFGSHVLTLLAETGALDRGLKVRTLALPDRFIEQDSPASQMHEAGLDAEGIVRGVFNALGREEEAALALLRG; from the coding sequence TTGACCCGTCCCTCCACGCCGCTACTCGACACGATCCGCGAGCCGGCCGATTTGCGCCGCTTGCCGGAGGAGCAGTTGCCGCAGATCGCGGCGGAACTGCGCGAGGAGATGATCGACGCGGTTTCCGTAACCGGCGGTCACCTCGGCGCCGGGCTTGGCGTGGTTGAGCTGACCGTGGCGCTGCACCACGTCTTCGACACGCCCAATGACCGGCTGATCTGGGATGTCGGGCACCAGTGCTATCCGCACAAGATTCTCACCGGCCGGCGCGAGCGCATGCGCACGCTGCGCCAGGGCGGGGGGCTCTCGGGCTTCACCAACCGGGCGGAAAGCGTCTACGATCCCTTCGGTGCCGGCCATTCCTCCACCTCGATCTCTGCCGGGCTCGGCATGGCGGTGGCGCGCGACCTCGCGGGCGAGGCCCGCAACGTGGTCTGCGTGATCGGCGACGGCGCGATGTCGGCCGGCATGGCCTATGAGGCGATGAACAATGCCGGGGCGATGGATTCGCGCCTCATCGTCATTCTCAATGACAATGACATGTCGATCGCCCCGCCCGTGGGCGCGATGTCGGCCTATCTGGCGCGGCTTCTCTCCGGCCGCACCTACCGCTCGCTGCGCGAGACCGCGAAGCAGCTCGCCGGCAGCCTGCCGAAGTTCTTCGGCCGTCAGGCGGCGCGGGCGGAAGAGTTCGCGCGCGGGTTCTGGACCGGCGGTACGCTGTTTGAGGAACTGGGCTTCTATTATGTCGGGCCGATCGATGGGCATAATCTGAGCCATCTCCTGCCCATTCTGCGCAATGTGCGCGACGCCGAGACCGGTCCGGTGCTGGTCCATGTCGTGACCCAGAAGGGCAAGGGCTACCCGCCCGCCGAAGCCTCCGCCGACAAATATCACGGCGTCCAGCGCTTTGATGTCGCCACGGGGGCGCAGAAGAAGGCCGCGTCCAACGCGCCGAGCTATACCCGCGTTTTCGCCGACAGCCTGATCGAGGAAGCCCGCCACGACGACAAGATCGTCGCCATCAACGCTGCCATGCCGGCCGGCACGGGGCTCGACCTGTTCGGCGAGGCCTTTCCCACCCGCACTTTCGATGTCGGCATCGCCGAGCAGCATGCCGTGACCTTCGCTGCCGGGCTAGCGACCGAGGGCTACAAGCCGTTCTGCGCGATCTATTCGACCTTCCTCCAACGCGCCTACGACCAGATCGTCCATGACGTGGCGATCCAGCGCCTGCCCGTGCGCTTCGCCATCGACCGCGCCGGCCTCGTCGGGGCGGATGGGGCGACCCATGTCGGCGCCTTCGATGTGCCGATGCTCGCCAGCCTGCCCGGCATGGTGGTGATGGCGGCGGCTGATGAGGCGGAGCTCGTCCACATGGTCGCCACCGCTGCGGCCTTTGATGAAGGGCCGATCGCTTTTCGCTATCCCCGAGGCGAGGGCGTGGGCGTGGAGCGCCCGGCCCGCGGCACGCCGCTGGAGATCGGGCGCGGGCGGGTCGTCCGCGAGGGCTCGAAGATCGCCCTGCTGTCGCTCGGCACCCGGCTCGCGGCCTGTCTCGGTGCCGCCGACCAGCTCGCCGGCTTCGGCCTGTCGACAACCGTCGCCGATGCCCGCTTCGCCAAGCCGATCGACCGTGATCTGGTGCTGCGTCTGGCGCGTGAGCATGAAGTGCTCGTCGTGGTCGAGGAGGGAGCGGTCGGCGGCTTTGGCAGCCATGTGCTGACCCTGCTGGCCGAAACCGGTGCGCTGGATCGGGGGCTCAAGGTGCGCACCCTCGCCTTGCCGGACCGTTTCATCGAGCAGGATTCCCCGGCCAGCCAGATGCACGAGGCCGGCCTTGATGCGGAAGGCATCGTGCGCGGTGTCTTCAATGCACTGGGCCGCGAGGAAGAAGCCGCGCTCGCGCTGCTGCGCGGCTGA
- a CDS encoding protein-S-isoprenylcysteine O-methyltransferase, with translation MNLLLAAKIVWAAGCIGWYVIRLPFERKVKRERVVDARDRLRELILLSCSTAGLGIVPLLWATSRVFDFANYPYSVLQFALGTLTFVAALWLFRRTHKDLGKNWSVTLEIKDTHKLVTGGVYRHVRHPMYSAFFLWALAQLILIPNWVAGPAGFIGFGILYAFRIGREEKMMLDTFGDEYRAYSARTARLIPGVY, from the coding sequence ATGAACCTTCTCCTCGCCGCCAAGATCGTGTGGGCCGCCGGCTGTATCGGCTGGTACGTCATCCGCCTGCCCTTCGAACGCAAGGTGAAGCGCGAGCGCGTCGTCGACGCCCGCGACCGGCTGCGCGAGCTCATTCTGCTCTCCTGCTCCACCGCCGGCCTCGGCATCGTGCCGCTGCTGTGGGCAACCTCGCGGGTGTTCGATTTCGCCAATTATCCCTATTCGGTCCTCCAGTTCGCGCTCGGCACGTTGACCTTCGTCGCGGCGCTGTGGCTGTTCCGCCGCACCCATAAGGACCTCGGCAAGAACTGGTCGGTGACGCTGGAGATCAAGGATACGCACAAGCTGGTCACCGGCGGCGTCTACCGGCATGTGCGCCACCCCATGTACTCGGCCTTCTTCCTGTGGGCGCTGGCGCAGCTGATCCTGATCCCGAACTGGGTCGCCGGCCCGGCGGGGTTCATCGGCTTCGGCATCCTTTACGCCTTCCGCATCGGCCGCGAAGAGAAGATGATGCTGGACACGTTCGGCGATGAATACCGCGCCTACAGCGCCCGCACGGCACGGCTGATCCCAGGCGTTTACTGA
- a CDS encoding DUF1272 domain-containing protein produces the protein MLELRPGCECCNRDLPPSSREAMICTFECTFCADCARAVLGGICPNCAGELVRRPVRPPTALARHPASTVRVFNPDCRNRQAG, from the coding sequence ATGCTGGAGCTTCGGCCAGGCTGCGAATGCTGCAACCGCGATCTCCCGCCGAGCTCGCGCGAGGCGATGATCTGCACTTTCGAATGCACCTTCTGCGCGGACTGCGCGAGGGCGGTGCTGGGCGGCATCTGCCCCAATTGCGCGGGGGAGCTGGTGCGCCGCCCGGTGCGCCCGCCAACGGCGCTGGCCCGTCATCCGGCCTCGACGGTACGGGTGTTCAATCCGGACTGCCGGAACCGGCAGGCGGGCTGA
- a CDS encoding DUF1284 domain-containing protein, whose product MAVRLRAHHLLCVLTFVGRGYTPAFTANYRRVVARLNAGEPAELVEGPDDICAPMLKEQGSHCRTESVAQRDAQARAALAQRLGLMLEQGGRIVLTAERLTQMRAAYAEGAMQATCTGCEWAAFCTDIAGQGFAGTRLAGVRISPPAGSGSPD is encoded by the coding sequence ATGGCTGTGCGCCTGCGCGCCCATCATCTGCTCTGTGTGCTGACCTTTGTCGGCAGGGGATACACGCCCGCCTTCACCGCCAATTATCGGCGCGTCGTTGCCCGCCTGAACGCGGGAGAGCCGGCCGAGCTTGTTGAGGGGCCGGATGATATCTGCGCGCCGATGCTCAAGGAGCAGGGCTCCCATTGCCGCACGGAGAGCGTGGCGCAGCGCGATGCGCAGGCCCGCGCCGCACTCGCGCAACGGCTGGGCCTGATGCTGGAACAGGGCGGACGGATCGTCCTGACCGCCGAAAGGCTGACGCAGATGCGCGCGGCCTATGCTGAAGGCGCGATGCAAGCCACCTGCACCGGCTGCGAGTGGGCCGCGTTCTGCACAGACATCGCCGGGCAGGGGTTTGCGGGGACGCGGCTTGCCGGCGTGCGGATCAGCCCGCCTGCCGGTTCCGGCAGTCCGGATTGA
- a CDS encoding exodeoxyribonuclease VII small subunit has translation MTDAADVNALSFEKALAELETIVAKLEGGNVPLEESIALYARGEALKARCDALLKDAEARVEKITLGADGRPSGTQPLDGE, from the coding sequence ATGACCGACGCGGCGGACGTGAACGCGCTGAGCTTTGAAAAGGCGCTCGCGGAACTGGAGACCATCGTCGCCAAGCTCGAGGGCGGCAATGTCCCGCTGGAGGAGTCGATCGCGCTCTATGCCCGCGGCGAGGCACTGAAAGCCCGCTGCGATGCGCTGCTCAAGGACGCCGAGGCGCGGGTCGAAAAGATCACCCTCGGCGCCGATGGCCGCCCGTCCGGCACCCAGCCGCTGGACGGTGAGTAA